The genomic stretch AAATTtgtatctatttatttatttataaaaaaatagctTGCCTGGGTGTTCGAGAAAATAAATTTGTATCTCATGTTTTGCCGTTCTGCAGTACGTAACTCAATACTGTATGCGAAAGTCAGTAGGTCAGGATTGAGTAAATACACTTATGCCAAATTGTCTACtttaagttgtaataactacgtGCCATGACACTTGTACTTCGTTATACAACAGATCATGCAAACAAGGTGACCACAatgatgcatgtgtcacaaacaGGACTACGAGTATTGCAGCCATGAGCCATCTAACATTTGCAAATCGTAAACCTTCACCACTTTAATTACCTAAAACTTGCCCAATAATGTCAGTGCAAGTGTAATCAGGGCCAGACTCATGAAGCGAAGGAATATAAACACCAAATTTACTATAACCTACCCGAAAAGACGTTgcctttgaaaaaaaaaagttagccTTCTCACacagtttctacacttgaatcaCATCTTTCTGCAAGTGTTCTGTTGCACACACAAAAACTGCCCTCTTTTACCAGGTATAAGGGTGGCAACTGCAAAATGGTTCGGTTAGTATACTAAATAACTTATTAAAATGCACGTGAAGTCATACAACTCTAGACATATTAGGCAGAGGTCTATAAGTAACTTTGCTTTGAGAGATCAAAGAAAATCAGGAACTGCATATAAGCAATGGGAAATCTAGGCCAACTTGTAGTGCCAAGTACTAGATAGACAATAGATAGCAGCTGAATCAGTAGCCAAACACTCTGCAAAAGGAAGGCAGCAAATACCCTAAGCTCCAGCGTCAATAACAAGGTGAATCACGTGGGACAAAACACAACACAGCAACAATCTGGTAATTTCTTGTCAGTATAACAATTTCTAACGGACCAACCCCAACTTCAACTTTAAGATAGTATTTTCTTGCCAAGAACACATGAAATTTTAGCGAACAAACCCCGAAAGTTAGTGGCATAAACAGCTAGATCGCTTCAGGAAAGACCAAGTAAAGGATATGGGTGTACACAGGTACACCCCATAATTTTTTGAACAAAATTGAACTTAGTATGCATGTATGTACTTAGATCAGATCCGAAAACAAATAGTCGAGCAGGTCGTGTTAGGGTTTGGGAGTTCGTTTCGCACAGCAGGGAGAGAAGGATGGTCATACCTgtgggtgctcgtcgccggcgaagtccCCGGCACCTGGCGTAGTCAATTAGCTCAGGTTAGGGTTTGGGTGGTCGGTTTCGTACAGCAGGACGAGAAGAGAAGGTATGGTCATACCGgtgggtgctcgtcgccggcgaggtcCCCGGTGAAGGACCCGGCACCTGGTGTAAGTCggcgggcggcgggcggcgggcgcGCAGTCGTCGGCTCGTCGCCCCTCCAGAGAAATAGAGAGGGGAGAGAGCGCACGCGGGCGCCGAGAGAGAAAGTGGGGTGAACCGTGGACGGAACGAGGAGATGTTTGGTTGAAGTCCTCTTCCTCTAGGCCTGGAGCGATTCTAGAAGGCCTGGAGAAGTGTGAACGCTGTCTTTCCTAGTGATGTGTTTAAGCACCCGTGGAGTATTATTACTCCTACTATATGTATTTTCTGAATTCTTTattaagaatatttttcatttttaaatctagttaaataTATATATCGATATTTCTACaagatatttttattttagaaTCTATTTATAAATGAAAGGTAAACAAAACTTTTATACATTGAAAAAAGATCAGTTAATATTAATATAGTCGTAAGGATATCAAAAATCAATTCATATATAGTGTATTCTTTTACTTTTAGCATTCTCAGACCTAAGCACCAACTAAGGCATTGTTTAATTCGCGAAAAAATTTGGGtttcgctattgtagcattttcggctttatttgacaattattatttaattatagactaactaggctcaaaagatttatctcacaaattacaggtaaactgtgcaattagctatcttgtttatctatatttaatactttatgtatgtgctgcaagattcgatgtgaaaggaaatcttgaaaatttttgtgaactaaacaaggcctaaataaactTTCTCTATGGTTGCTTGACTAGCCAAAAACCATAACTTTCCAAGCAACTTTCACATGATACTTTTGATGATCATTGTTGTCTAGGAAATGTTTGGCAAAATTCGTTTTCCAAATCTTTTTGTTTGTCaactcctaaaataatataaggagGAAAAAATATTTCATCTCCAAAAGTTTGGCAAAATTAGTTTTCAAAAACCTAAAAACCCGCTAACGAAACGAAGAGCTCTGCTAAGCGAACGAAAAGCCCTGCTAAGCATGACGAGAAAGACCGGTGCCAAGCATGGAGTCTGCGCGCTAGACAAGGAGATATGGCAagttaaaaaaatatagagaattGGGATGCCAAACTGTTGGGGGATGATTTTTCTTATTTTGCTAAAAAATATGGATGGGAAGTCATTtgccaaactcttggagatactCTAATTAAGCCCCTAAACATATACCATATAGTTACCTTTTGTGAGCTAGCTTTGCAAACTTTGCTACTTAAGATATTGTAAGTATTAAATACAACTTGTGATGGAGAGGTCAAGGTGAAATATTGATATTGATGACTTTATGTAAAGATAGTAGGATCACCATTCCTAATCTCAGGGTCTTGTTTGAGTAGAAAGTCTTTTAGGCAACCGTACCAATCTCTAGGTGCATGCTTGAGCCCATAAAGTGCCTTTGTTAAGCTTGAAGACATGGTTGGAAACTCTGTGACTACTCGCTCATTTTAACTAATCTAAGTGGAGTTGTAACCTTAATTTGGTTAAATATTGACCTAACCTAATTAACCCAACCATCCTTGGATAACCCCTCTATGTAACTTTCATCTCGGACCATGTCATAGTTAGAACATACATAGCTCACACAAATTCGTTGAACGTCAAAAGAGTAGTAAGAGTACATCATAAGTTGATCCACACTAGCTCACAGCTCAAAACTACAATAGAGGATGTAAAAAATACTTGCTCCCCTAGAGGGGCTACAGATATTATCCAGACTGGATGTTCAGTATTATCGAATCGATCGGTTCGGTACCCATACAATCGGTTCCTAAGAAAATAGGTATCGTTTGGTTTCTAGAAAAACTCAGTACGGAGGAAAATCGATATCGGTAAATTCGTTTCGGTTGTGGTACTTATCGAAATTATCGAATAGATTTCAGCAGCATATAACTTATAACATCATGTTTAATAGGcaattttgacaaaaaaaaatcaacatgATCTCATATAGAATAAGAGTACTAAAATCGTACTTATAAAAATCCACAAGACTATAGGAGTAGATAACCACAAATACATAATATAGTTGTCCACAAAAGATTCATACGACCATACTTAGTACTCAGTTTTGGCACACACTCGGTACTTCGGTTTACCGAGGTATAGAAGCGAATTTACCTTCGTAATTTCGGTACCTGAGAATTATgaacaaaattttttggtttcagTATTTTTCGGTTTGGTTCTCGGTTTCTTATGCCCAGAGTGAGATATTATGGCAGTTCCTATTTTAACTATGTCCTCATAATATTGTTCTAGTCTTACTAGTGAACGAATTGAGGAGCAACGATGCTGTTTTGCAACATGAGATAGTGAAGATGTTAAGGAGAAGCAAGAGCACAACATAATGTTGAGAACAATGAAGTCGGAGAAGCATTCAAGAATCAGAGGCTTGATGAAAATGTTTCTGCTGCTCAAGGAAGCCATGCAAGTAAGACTGAGAATGAGATAGTGCAATTGTGAGTCTGGGAGCGAGACTGAGCTAAAAGTTTGGGAGCGAAAGTCCAAGAATTTGGTTTGTAAAGCTCTTAAGTTAGACTATTGAACATTATGAGCTGGGTTCTACTCTGTTTTCCTTCCTAGGGGTTTCTCACAACGCTGAGTTTTTTCCCTATAAAACAGTGAGTTTTTCCCTATAAAGGTGTTTAATGAGGTAGGCATTGCACTAAATAGCTCAATaatatttagtatttttgtctaAGTGTTGGTGTAACCTATAATGGTTCTTCTGCGTTGTGAGTCTATAATGTACTTCTAGCTATGGTTCAAAATGAAAGTTTAGTGTCTCCAACTTTCCATTACTATTTGACTTTGTGTTTTTTTGTAACTTGTGTGTATGAAAATAATTATTGGCCTATTTTTTGTCTTGATGGCTTGATCTTTGAAACGAGAAAGACAAATAGAGTGTGTGGAGATGTGTGGCTATCAAAATGGGATGACACAACTGCTACGTCAGTCGTGCTTTTTGGATGGCCCGACGCGAAGTAGGTCATACCTAGGCCAGCCAACATGTTTGTGGCCTTTTAGGCACTGCTATCATGCTATGTGGCCTGCCCATTAGTAGCGGACCATGTTTTCCATAGGCCCATACCGATCCATGTTGGGTGGCCCAGTTGACCATCTATCGCCACGATGAGGATATGACATCTAATAATACAACCATTCAATATAAGGTGTGGTTGTTTCTATGTTTGGTTGATGCTATCTAATGTTGCTACTTTCAATATCTTTAGAAACAATGCTGATGATGATGTGAACTTGGAAAAATATGCTTTTTATAGCCTCTACAACATATAGGACATGGATACATATTGTACAAGACCGATCTTGGAGTGTAAGTTCATCAAAACCAAATATTCGATTTGTAGCCCCATAATACTTTATTAGAAAGGACATATGTGGTACTTGTGATTACAATTAAAAGACAAAGCTGCTAGAATTGAGCCTCCTGCTTGTTTGGGTGAAAGTAGAGCTAGTGCCACTTGAGGCTATTAGGATTTATTATTTTACTAATCCCTTTTATATGTGAAGTTTGtaggaaaaaatatatattcatCTCCTATAGCCATCTAGATCTTATCAGAATGCAACCGGTGAACGCTGACGAAGATGTTGGTGGCAAACAAGTAGTGATAGTAGTGACCCGATATGGGCTACAGTGACAATGTTGATGGTGGTTGTGGGTTTGGGCAACGGTGGCGATAGGTTAATGGCATAATGGGGCGGATCGAGGACCGGTTTTGTGGTAGATGGTGATCGTGTTTATACCTAAATAAGAGAGACAAAAGAGCATAGATGACGGCTGATGTTTTTTTTGTGGCTATTACCGATGATATTAATTTGTTgcgagaaaaaaaatactattttATAATTGAAAAAATAGTGTTGATTTTGGCCGATAAGCTCAAGAAAAGAGGGTAAGACAAACACTTTTTCCCCTAAAAAAATCAGCAAATGACAATTAAAATGGCAAAATGACATCTTAACGGGTGGCTAGCATTTTGCAATGGCGATTCGATGAAGCACACAAATttagtggcatttggataaagcCGCTTATAAAAGTGCAAATTTCCAATTTTCTCTTTCCCAAATCCTCATCCGCATCTGCTCGTCTGACTTTCCTTGACTCGATCGTTCTTCCTACTCGACTGTCAACACTCGACGCAACCCCTTCGATGGCTCAGGCACGCGTGCGCCTTACTCCGGCCGCCTacacgccggccgccgcgttcCTCTCGGGCTCCAACCCCAGACCCGCCCACCTCACCTTCTTCCCGAAGCTCACCCCGACCTCCATCTCCGCAACCGCGGCTGCCAATGCGCCGCCGCCCCACATCGTCGTCGTGGGCTCTGCCAACGCCGACATCTACGTCGAGGTCGACCGCCTCCCGCTAATCGGCGAGACCGTGGCGGCCCGCGCGGGGCGCAGCCTCGCGGGCGGCAAGGGCGCCAACCAGGCCGCCTGCGGCGGACGCCTCGCGCTGGGTCCTACCTACCTCGTGGCTCGCGTCGGCGATGACGCAAACGGCCGACTCCTCGAAGGTGCCCTAGCCGACGCCGGCGGTGTCCGCACCGACCGCGTCGCGCGCGCGGCCGATGCGCCATCGGGACACGCCGTCGTCATGCTCATGCCCGACGGCCAGAACTCCATCATCATCGTGGGCGGGGCGAACATGGAGGGCTGGGCGGCGGGGATCGGCCCGGAGGATCTGGAATTGATCCGAAAGGCCGGCGTACTGCTGCTGCAGAGGGAGATACCCGATTGGGTCAACGCGCAGGCTGCCCAGGTGTTTGCTTTTTACTCTACCTACTCAGATTGGTTTGGCAcacatttttttccttttcctttttgttaTAACAAGGTACTGTTCGATTATTTTGATCTCAATTAGGTTGAATATGGTAATGTAGCTTGGCACATTATGTTTGAGAATGAAGCACCAATTACTGGATGTTTTGAATATTTGATTTGATGTTTGAGTATTTAGTTTTCGAAATTTGGGGAGATATAGTGGCTAACTAGGTTCTTCTAGCATACTGGTGTTGTTTAGTCAATTTAAGTAATAAATTTGGTAATGGCATCTAGATTCGTAGTGCTTTGGGCAACATCAGCAAGAGAAAGGTTATCTTCTACATCTTAAAACTGTATTTAGTACATGACATTGCATAAACTATATTTTCGATtatttgcatttgctgaggtttAAAAAGTTAATGCTTTATGCTTACCTTGGTGCTGTTTATTTGAGAAAGGAGTGAGGATCCACTGAAGCTTTTATTGCTTGCGTAGTGGGCTCTCagcttttgatttttttttcagaaattTGGAGAGATAGAATAgtgttttttgtttgtttgtaaaATTACTTGTTTATTAGTCAATATATAAGGACATTTGCTACTGACATCTAGCTAggaactgttttttttttcaaacaacTGCTAGTCACTGTTTTGGCAACATTGATGAGGCTCCATTTTCATTCAAGTATTCAGTGCAGACAAATAC from Sorghum bicolor cultivar BTx623 chromosome 3, Sorghum_bicolor_NCBIv3, whole genome shotgun sequence encodes the following:
- the LOC8061825 gene encoding uncharacterized protein LOC8061825, translating into MAQARVRLTPAAYTPAAAFLSGSNPRPAHLTFFPKLTPTSISATAAANAPPPHIVVVGSANADIYVEVDRLPLIGETVAARAGRSLAGGKGANQAACGGRLALGPTYLVARVGDDANGRLLEGALADAGGVRTDRVARAADAPSGHAVVMLMPDGQNSIIIVGGANMEGWAAGIGPEDLELIRKAGVLLLQREIPDWVNAQAAQAAKSAGVPVIMDAGGMDAPVPGELLSLVDIFSPNETELARLTGMPTETFEQISQAAGECHKMGVREVLVKLGSQGSALFVEGEEPIRQPIIPATEVIDTTGAGDTFTSAFAVALVEGKPKEECMRFAAAAASLCVRVKGAIPSMPDRKSVMKLLDSAKVE